A stretch of Papaver somniferum cultivar HN1 unplaced genomic scaffold, ASM357369v1 unplaced-scaffold_148, whole genome shotgun sequence DNA encodes these proteins:
- the LOC113335439 gene encoding RING-H2 finger protein ATL78-like, which produces MSSSLSSSASSYGVSSFNSRKLLHSPIFPFSSNTTAPNKGQGSDPSGVNIGETRFDSNVVMVLSVLLCALICSLGINSIIRCVLWCKNRVSTESNQTTTIRLINTGVKKKTLKSFPTLTYSAELTLPGLNTECIICLSEFGPGEPLRILPKCNHGFHQRCIDKWLMSHSSCPTCRHNLTDTCMKMSSSNQASPSGPSPPPLQQTVAEASPLPLQQTVEPQMSVPPPLQETALTVDSEVSVPSPPLQGSILTVEPEGLIRSYRGHN; this is translated from the coding sequence atgTCTTCTTCCCTTTCTTCATCTGCTTCTTCATATGGTGTTTCAAGCTTCAATTCAAGAAAACTCCTGCATAGTCCGATATTCCCGTTCTCGAGTAACACGACGGCACCAAACAAAGGACAGGGTAGTGATCCGTCTGGTGTGAATATAGGTGAAACCCGATTTGATTCGAATGTAGTTATGGTTCTGTCAGTTCTTCTATGTGCATTAATTTGCTCACTAGGGATAAATTCAATAATCAGGTGTGTGCTATGGTGTAAGAATAGAGTTTCAACGGAGTCAAATCAAACTACAACGATTCGGCTAATTAATACAGGAGTCAAGAAAAAAACCCTCAAGAGTTTTCCGACATTAACATACTCCGCAGAGTTAACTTTACCGGGGTTAAACACAGAGTGTATTATCTGTCTCTCTGAGTTCGGTCCAGGTGAACCTCTGAGGATTTTACCCAAGTGCAATCATGGGTTCCATCAACGGTGTATTGATAAATGGTTAATGTCACACTCGTCGTGTCCTACATGCAGGCATAATTTAACCGATACTTGTATGAAAATGAGTAGTAGTAATCAAGCTAGCCCTTCTGGGCCATCACCACCACCGCTGCAACAAACAGTTGCCGAGGCATCACCACTGCCGCTGCAGCAAACAGTTGAACCCCAGATGTCAGTACCGCCGCCTCTGCAAGAAACGGCTTTAACAGTGGACTCGGAGGTGTCAGTACCATCACCGCCGTTGCAGGGATCTATTTTGACTGTAGAACCGGAAGGCTTAATACGCAGCTACCGCGGTCATAATTGA